A window of Helicoverpa armigera isolate CAAS_96S chromosome 30, ASM3070526v1, whole genome shotgun sequence contains these coding sequences:
- the LOC110382552 gene encoding CCAAT/enhancer-binding protein delta: MCKILELIEKTKTSLFSDVHSVVNPLLAALPPQLHCLPPYCHHLPPRNTTLLPSPTSELEIRRRGEKRPIPQELKDEKYFERRRRNNQAAKKSRDARRIREDQVNGNAQIAWRACLLEQENASLRAHVAALRQEALALRSLLAARDEPPAPAPSSTTPD, from the exons ATGTGCAAGATCCTCGAGCtgattgaaaaaactaaaacctCCTTGTTTTCAGATGTGCATAGCGTGGTGAATCCATTGCTGGCTGCGTTGCCGCCACAGCTGCACTGCTTGCCGCCATATTGTCATCATCTGCCGCCGAGAAATACTACAC ttcttcCATCACCGACGAGCGAGCTGGAAATCCGGCGTCGCGGCGAGAAGCGACCCATCCCTCAGGAGTTGAAGGATGAGAAGTACTTCGAGCGGCGACGCCGGAACAACCAGGCTGCTAAGAAGTCGAGAGACGCCAGGCGGATCAGGGAAGACCAGGTAAATGGCAATG CCCAGATAGCGTGGCGGGCGTGTCTTCTAGAACAAGAGAATGCGTCGCTCCGAGCTCATGTAGCAGCCCTAAGACAGGAAGCCCTAGCGCTCCGGTCACTGCTGGCGGCGAGAGACGAGCCGCCGGCACCCGCGCCTTCTTCTACTACACCGGATTAG